A window of Cohnella herbarum contains these coding sequences:
- a CDS encoding shikimate dehydrogenase family protein, with the protein MKLKLPDKATQPTMYFIGVTTGKSSIMKLFPEWANVLGLDGAVIKGIDIAIHADPEEYRRVVEFIRDDELSLGALVTTHKIDLYEAAKDLFDELDPYATMFGELSSISKLDGKLIGHAKDPITSGLAMEAFVPQGFWENHGGELFVMGAGGSAIAICSTLLEGKHGRDIPSRIVVTNRSEPRLKEIERIVRTLRPDVPADFILTPGSEDNDAAMLGIKSHSLVINATGQGKDRPGSPLTDGAVFPQGSLVWELNYRGELDFMKQANVSASSRELTIEDGWIYFLHGWTQVIAEVFHLDMTQDRFDRIERLSAAIR; encoded by the coding sequence ATGAAACTGAAACTGCCTGACAAAGCGACGCAACCGACAATGTATTTCATCGGCGTAACGACGGGCAAATCATCTATAATGAAACTATTCCCCGAATGGGCTAACGTTCTCGGATTGGACGGAGCGGTGATCAAAGGAATCGACATCGCCATTCACGCCGATCCTGAGGAATATCGCCGGGTAGTAGAGTTCATCCGCGACGACGAGTTGTCGCTCGGAGCGCTCGTAACGACGCACAAAATCGATTTATATGAAGCCGCGAAAGATTTGTTCGACGAGCTTGACCCGTACGCGACGATGTTCGGAGAGCTGTCTTCCATCTCGAAGCTGGACGGTAAACTTATCGGCCATGCGAAAGACCCGATAACGAGCGGTCTCGCCATGGAAGCGTTCGTCCCGCAAGGGTTCTGGGAAAACCATGGCGGCGAACTGTTCGTTATGGGCGCCGGAGGCAGCGCGATCGCGATCTGTTCCACGCTGCTCGAGGGAAAGCACGGTCGCGATATTCCGTCCCGCATCGTAGTTACGAACCGCAGCGAACCGCGGTTGAAGGAAATCGAGCGAATCGTTCGCACGCTGCGTCCGGACGTTCCGGCGGATTTTATTTTGACGCCCGGATCGGAAGATAACGATGCCGCGATGCTGGGCATCAAATCGCATTCCCTCGTTATTAACGCGACCGGACAAGGCAAGGATCGCCCGGGTTCGCCGTTGACGGACGGCGCCGTTTTCCCGCAAGGCAGCCTCGTATGGGAGCTCAATTATCGGGGAGAGCTCGACTTCATGAAGCAGGCGAACGTCTCGGCGTCTTCGCGAGAGCTGACGATCGAAGACGGCTGGATCTACTTCCTCCATGGCTGGACGCAGGTGATTGCCGAAGTGTTCCATCTGGATATGACGCAGGATCGGTTCGATCGCATCGAACGGTTATCCGCCGCAATTCGCTAG
- a CDS encoding ABC transporter substrate-binding protein: protein MKTKNVATKFSALILGMSVILAGCGGGNNNASPSASAPSSPAASSASAGGEKAPADYKGEVTLWAWGDFESKLIPEFNKEYPNVKINVVVVPNADYGKKLQTAIASKGEMPDIALLEVSGRGSFMAMDVWENLEKEPYNVNRADIVDFAIPLNSNEKGEIVTLQEDATMAGIAYKRDLAKQYLGTDDPAEVEKMFPTWDAFIEKGKEVFEKSGGKVTLMDGILEGGFRLVSGEYTEPYVKDGKLNLEPTFLPTYKTLEKMVASNAVGKYETWSAPWNASFTTNTAIMYATPTWFVPFGIKPNDKKGEGNYGLIRAPIGGYSWGGTSMSIPKDAKNKELAWQFVKWVTLSESGATAFKTLNSSPTLYKPVFEQEGFYTDKDPYFGGQDIMAKFIELGKEAKVRPITKYDRIVTDSNTLVMKMMMQGTSAEEAYDTLVKDVLKKAPELK from the coding sequence TTGAAAACAAAAAATGTTGCTACGAAGTTTTCCGCGCTTATTCTAGGTATGTCCGTCATTCTCGCAGGGTGCGGAGGCGGCAACAATAACGCATCGCCTTCCGCAAGCGCACCGTCCAGTCCGGCTGCTTCATCCGCTTCCGCGGGAGGAGAGAAAGCTCCGGCGGATTACAAGGGCGAAGTTACTCTGTGGGCATGGGGCGATTTCGAGAGCAAGCTGATCCCCGAGTTCAACAAAGAATACCCGAACGTCAAAATCAACGTCGTCGTCGTACCGAACGCCGATTACGGCAAGAAGCTGCAAACGGCGATCGCTTCCAAAGGCGAAATGCCGGATATCGCGCTGCTTGAAGTGAGCGGTCGCGGATCGTTCATGGCAATGGACGTCTGGGAGAATCTCGAGAAGGAACCTTATAACGTCAACCGCGCCGACATCGTCGATTTCGCGATTCCGCTGAACTCGAACGAGAAGGGCGAGATCGTTACGCTGCAAGAAGATGCTACGATGGCGGGCATCGCGTACAAACGCGATCTGGCGAAGCAGTATCTCGGAACGGACGATCCGGCCGAAGTCGAGAAAATGTTCCCGACATGGGACGCTTTCATCGAAAAAGGCAAAGAAGTATTCGAGAAGAGCGGCGGCAAAGTCACTTTGATGGACGGCATTCTCGAAGGCGGCTTCCGTCTCGTGAGCGGCGAATATACGGAGCCATACGTCAAGGACGGCAAGCTGAACCTCGAACCGACGTTCCTGCCGACTTACAAAACGCTTGAGAAAATGGTTGCCAGCAACGCGGTCGGCAAATACGAAACTTGGTCCGCGCCTTGGAACGCAAGCTTCACGACGAACACCGCGATCATGTATGCTACCCCGACGTGGTTCGTACCGTTCGGTATCAAACCGAACGATAAAAAAGGCGAGGGCAACTACGGTCTGATCCGCGCTCCTATCGGCGGCTATTCGTGGGGCGGAACGAGCATGTCCATTCCTAAAGACGCAAAGAACAAAGAGTTGGCTTGGCAATTCGTGAAATGGGTAACGTTGTCGGAAAGCGGCGCAACGGCGTTCAAAACGTTGAACAGTTCGCCGACGCTGTACAAACCAGTATTCGAGCAAGAAGGTTTCTACACGGACAAAGATCCTTATTTCGGCGGCCAAGACATCATGGCGAAGTTCATCGAATTGGGTAAAGAAGCGAAAGTGCGTCCGATTACGAAATACGACAGAATCGTCACCGATTCCAATACGCTCGTCATGAAAATGATGATGCAGGGTACTTCGGCGGAAGAAGCTTACGATACGCTCGTGAAAGACGTATTGAAGAAAGCGCCTGAATTGAAATAA
- a CDS encoding glucose-6-phosphate isomerase, with product MNDKQATLPFTEYFDLQSGLSSTRPSTKRSLSRMKGMYANEAAFDQAVADGDPLVYEFYELTLPEHPGELLFGTSILYPGKVGDEYYMTKGHFHTILETGEVYYCLSGQGFMLMENPEGDVRIEKFSPGAAVYVPPRYAHRSINSGSNEPLVTFFVYRADAGHDYGTIETKGYRKRVVDRDGTAEVIDNERWKA from the coding sequence ATGAACGACAAACAAGCCACTCTTCCGTTTACCGAATATTTCGATCTGCAAAGCGGGTTGTCGAGCACAAGGCCGTCGACGAAGCGTTCACTGTCACGAATGAAGGGCATGTATGCGAACGAAGCCGCTTTCGATCAAGCCGTCGCGGACGGAGACCCGCTAGTCTACGAATTTTACGAGCTGACTCTTCCCGAGCATCCGGGAGAACTGCTATTCGGTACTAGCATCCTTTATCCAGGGAAAGTCGGAGACGAGTATTATATGACCAAAGGTCATTTTCACACGATTCTGGAAACGGGCGAAGTCTATTATTGTCTATCGGGTCAAGGTTTCATGCTGATGGAAAATCCGGAAGGCGACGTTCGGATCGAGAAGTTCAGTCCGGGAGCGGCGGTTTACGTACCGCCTCGCTATGCTCACCGGAGCATCAACAGCGGCAGCAATGAACCGCTCGTCACCTTCTTCGTCTATCGGGCGGATGCGGGCCACGATTACGGGACGATCGAGACGAAAGGCTACCGCAAGCGGGTCGTAGATCGCGACGGCACGGCGGAAGTGATCGACAACGAGCGTTGGAAAGCTTAA
- a CDS encoding aldo/keto reductase: MEYTFLGRSGLRVSKLCLGTMNFGVDTNEAESFRIMDEALDAGITFFDTANIYGWGENAGLTETIIGKWFAQGGQRREKVVLATKVFEPISNPVDGPNDVKGLSLYKIRRHLEGSFRRLQTDHVELYKMHHIDRRTPWEELWEAFETIVRQGKADYIGSSNFAGWQLVKAQAAAKERKFMGLVVEQHKYSLLNRIPELEVLPAARDLGIGVVAWSPLDGGMLGGRALKSGGEGRTDRMKERIEQHRSQLERFSSLCAELGEKESNVALAWVLANPDLTAPIIGPRTADQLKDALRAVELSLEASVLAELDAIFPGPGGEAPEAYSW; encoded by the coding sequence ATGGAATATACTTTCTTGGGAAGATCCGGGCTTCGAGTGAGCAAGCTGTGTCTCGGTACGATGAACTTCGGCGTGGATACGAATGAAGCGGAATCGTTCCGCATCATGGATGAGGCGTTGGACGCGGGCATTACTTTCTTCGATACGGCGAATATTTACGGCTGGGGCGAGAACGCGGGTTTGACGGAGACGATCATCGGCAAGTGGTTCGCCCAAGGCGGACAACGCCGCGAGAAAGTCGTGCTGGCTACGAAAGTATTCGAACCGATCAGCAATCCGGTCGATGGCCCGAACGATGTTAAAGGGTTATCATTGTATAAGATCCGTCGTCATTTGGAAGGTTCTTTTCGCAGGTTGCAAACCGATCACGTCGAATTGTACAAAATGCATCATATCGACCGTCGCACGCCATGGGAAGAATTATGGGAAGCGTTCGAGACGATCGTTCGGCAAGGAAAAGCCGATTATATCGGGTCTAGCAACTTCGCGGGCTGGCAACTGGTCAAGGCGCAGGCGGCCGCGAAAGAGCGCAAGTTCATGGGGCTTGTGGTCGAACAACATAAATACAGCTTGTTGAACCGGATTCCGGAGCTTGAAGTATTGCCCGCTGCCCGGGATCTTGGCATCGGCGTCGTTGCTTGGAGTCCGCTGGACGGCGGTATGCTAGGCGGACGGGCGCTGAAGAGCGGCGGCGAAGGCCGTACCGACCGCATGAAGGAACGGATCGAGCAGCATCGGAGCCAGCTTGAAAGATTTTCGTCTCTCTGCGCGGAGCTAGGGGAGAAGGAATCGAACGTTGCCCTGGCGTGGGTGCTGGCGAACCCGGATCTGACGGCTCCGATTATCGGACCGCGGACGGCAGATCAACTGAAGGATGCGCTTCGCGCCGTCGAGCTATCGCTTGAGGCATCCGTGCTGGCGGAGCTCGACGCGATTTTCCCGGGACCGGGCGGAGAAGCTCCGGAAGCTTATTCTTGGTAA
- a CDS encoding zinc-dependent alcohol dehydrogenase: protein MKMKSLITDGKGGVEVVEVSRPSYNEYQALVKLESCGLCRGTDTKIIEGKFKGFDTYPAALGHEGVGRVIEKGSAVTGFEIGDSVLLPFLEGVSDGVYHSGWGAFSEYAVVGDANALIAAGKGPGDPLFSEAYYAQQVVPKDIPAVEAAMIVTFREVLAACRRFGFKAGESIVIFGAGPVGLTFVKFAKLLGLGPIVVSVNRDEKIAEALEAGADYVFNSRTTDIVREIRTLFPGGVDYTVDAIGNNEVLAQSMELVRDGGRICCYGVSSDLKMELDWSKAAYNWSLHFLQFPSKLEEAESYEQILAWIRTGELVPSDYISDVLEFSDIGSLGDYLGKGRIQKKMIIRFG, encoded by the coding sequence ATGAAAATGAAAAGTCTCATCACGGACGGCAAGGGCGGGGTCGAAGTCGTTGAGGTTTCCCGTCCTTCCTATAACGAATATCAAGCGTTAGTGAAGCTGGAAAGCTGCGGCTTATGCCGCGGTACCGACACGAAGATCATCGAAGGCAAATTCAAAGGGTTCGATACTTACCCGGCGGCGCTCGGACATGAAGGCGTCGGCCGCGTCATCGAGAAAGGCTCCGCGGTCACCGGCTTCGAAATCGGAGATTCGGTACTGTTGCCCTTCCTGGAAGGCGTTTCTGACGGCGTTTATCATTCCGGCTGGGGAGCGTTCTCGGAATATGCCGTCGTCGGCGATGCGAACGCGTTGATCGCCGCCGGCAAAGGGCCGGGCGACCCGCTGTTCTCCGAAGCTTACTATGCGCAGCAAGTCGTACCGAAGGACATTCCCGCCGTCGAAGCGGCAATGATCGTCACGTTCCGCGAGGTGCTCGCCGCTTGCCGGCGGTTCGGATTCAAGGCGGGGGAAAGCATCGTTATCTTCGGAGCCGGACCGGTCGGTCTTACTTTCGTTAAGTTCGCGAAATTGCTTGGTTTGGGTCCGATCGTCGTTTCCGTTAACCGCGACGAGAAAATCGCGGAAGCGCTCGAAGCCGGAGCCGATTATGTTTTCAATAGCCGGACAACCGATATCGTTCGGGAAATTCGCACGCTGTTTCCGGGCGGGGTTGATTACACGGTCGACGCGATCGGCAACAACGAGGTGCTCGCCCAGTCGATGGAGCTCGTGCGCGACGGTGGTCGGATCTGTTGTTACGGCGTCTCGTCGGATCTGAAGATGGAGCTTGATTGGAGCAAGGCCGCTTACAATTGGTCGCTGCATTTCTTGCAATTTCCGTCCAAGCTGGAAGAAGCGGAAAGCTACGAGCAAATCCTAGCTTGGATTCGCACGGGAGAGCTTGTACCTTCGGATTATATTTCCGACGTGCTGGAGTTTTCCGACATCGGATCTCTCGGCGACTATTTAGGCAAGGGACGCATTCAGAAAAAAATGATTATCCGGTTCGGATAA
- a CDS encoding ABC transporter permease, giving the protein MWKYRTLYLISIPGIVYFLVFKYVPLLGSVIAFQNYNLFAGFGGSPWVGFEHFERMFSHYDFLRILKNTLLLGAYDILFAFTAPIVLALLLNEVRLTLYKKLIQTIVYAPHFLSWVIISGIFVGMLSPSSGIANVILGWFGIDPIYFLGEDSYIRAILVGSGLWRDVGWGTIIYLAALTGINPELYEASEIDGAGRWKQTLKITLPALLPVITVLFLLKIGDFMDYGFERVFVFQNPLNIQNSEILDTYIYKAGLKQLQYSYATAIGLFKSVVGLILLVMANSLSRKATGESLY; this is encoded by the coding sequence ATGTGGAAGTACCGGACGTTGTATCTGATCTCGATCCCGGGCATCGTCTATTTTCTCGTGTTCAAATACGTGCCATTGCTCGGATCGGTTATCGCGTTCCAAAATTACAATTTGTTCGCCGGCTTCGGGGGAAGTCCGTGGGTTGGCTTCGAACATTTCGAGAGGATGTTCAGCCATTACGATTTCCTGCGCATTCTGAAGAACACGCTGCTGCTGGGCGCTTACGACATCTTGTTCGCGTTCACCGCGCCAATCGTACTCGCTCTGCTGCTTAACGAAGTGAGGCTTACCTTGTACAAAAAACTGATACAGACGATCGTATACGCTCCGCACTTCTTGTCTTGGGTCATCATTAGCGGTATTTTCGTCGGCATGTTATCTCCTTCGTCGGGTATCGCGAACGTCATTCTCGGTTGGTTCGGCATCGATCCGATTTATTTTCTCGGGGAAGATTCCTATATCCGTGCCATTCTCGTCGGCTCCGGTTTATGGCGGGATGTCGGATGGGGCACGATTATTTATTTGGCGGCGTTGACCGGAATTAATCCGGAGTTGTACGAGGCATCCGAGATCGATGGGGCCGGCAGATGGAAACAGACGTTAAAAATAACTCTGCCAGCGCTTCTGCCCGTCATAACGGTATTGTTTTTGCTGAAAATCGGAGATTTCATGGATTACGGCTTCGAACGCGTATTCGTGTTCCAGAATCCGCTGAACATTCAGAACAGCGAAATTCTCGACACTTACATTTACAAAGCCGGTTTGAAGCAATTGCAGTACAGCTATGCCACCGCGATCGGATTGTTCAAGTCCGTAGTCGGATTGATTTTATTGGTCATGGCTAATTCGTTGAGCCGCAAAGCAACCGGGGAATCGTTGTATTAA
- a CDS encoding Gfo/Idh/MocA family oxidoreductase, with the protein MTRNDNIGMGFIGAGTMGTIHMETFLRMPGVELAAVADVSAARAEQVAAPTRFTLSGDRRSRYNDRPGLERKPKSTFFSADNVKTFLRKEINVNSTREVMSRLSV; encoded by the coding sequence ATGACTCGTAACGACAACATCGGAATGGGTTTTATCGGCGCGGGCACGATGGGGACGATTCATATGGAAACGTTCCTCCGAATGCCCGGCGTCGAGCTAGCGGCGGTGGCGGACGTATCCGCAGCCCGGGCCGAGCAAGTCGCCGCCCCAACGCGTTTCACGCTATCTGGCGATCGCCGCTCGCGTTATAACGATCGTCCGGGACTGGAGCGGAAGCCAAAGTCGACCTTTTTTTCGGCCGATAATGTAAAGACATTCTTACGTAAAGAGATTAATGTAAATTCTACAAGGGAGGTAATGTCGCGCTTATCGGTTTGA
- a CDS encoding carbohydrate ABC transporter permease yields MSDSMSRARKAQRWAPYIFVSPFFLIFGLFSLFPILFTLYISLTDWSLSGAPQWIGFGNYAEALQDSRFYDALLNTVIFMIMIIPPQIIIALFISVLLTSGRVPFVGAFRLVNFLPYITTSVAVGLIFGILFDWNFGSINSMLASLGVTQENINWLGQPWPSRFVVAMVTVWKYFGYTAVMFLVGITGISRQLYEAADLDGASKMQQFRYVTLPMLRPVMVFVILTTMIGCFQIFDEPYMLFTGMGASVVGGPEGAALTGTWLIYDNVFGSLSRFGYGSSIAYMLFLFICLVSFLTFRLMNKGEDA; encoded by the coding sequence ATGAGCGACTCGATGTCGCGCGCGCGCAAAGCTCAACGCTGGGCGCCCTATATTTTCGTATCGCCGTTTTTCCTGATCTTCGGTTTGTTCTCTTTGTTCCCGATTTTGTTCACGTTGTATATCAGCTTGACCGACTGGAGTCTTAGCGGAGCGCCGCAATGGATAGGCTTCGGAAACTACGCCGAAGCGTTACAGGACAGCCGTTTCTACGACGCGCTGCTTAACACGGTAATATTCATGATTATGATTATTCCTCCCCAGATCATCATCGCCCTGTTCATAAGCGTGCTGTTGACGAGCGGCAGGGTGCCGTTCGTGGGAGCTTTCCGGCTGGTCAATTTCTTGCCGTATATTACGACCTCGGTCGCGGTCGGTCTTATCTTCGGAATATTGTTCGACTGGAACTTCGGCAGCATCAACTCGATGTTGGCGAGTCTAGGCGTCACGCAAGAGAACATCAACTGGCTAGGTCAGCCTTGGCCTTCGCGCTTCGTCGTTGCCATGGTGACGGTGTGGAAATACTTCGGCTATACAGCCGTTATGTTCCTTGTCGGCATAACCGGCATCAGCAGGCAGTTGTACGAGGCGGCGGACTTGGACGGCGCGTCGAAAATGCAACAATTCCGGTACGTTACGCTTCCGATGCTTCGCCCGGTCATGGTATTCGTCATCTTGACGACGATGATCGGATGTTTCCAGATTTTCGACGAGCCTTACATGCTGTTCACGGGAATGGGAGCTTCGGTCGTCGGCGGTCCGGAAGGCGCGGCTTTGACGGGCACCTGGTTGATCTACGATAACGTATTCGGAAGCTTGTCCCGATTCGGTTACGGTTCATCGATCGCGTATATGCTTTTCCTCTTTATCTGCTTGGTGTCGTTCCTAACGTTCCGACTGATGAACAAGGGGGAAGACGCATGA
- a CDS encoding SMP-30/gluconolactonase/LRE family protein has protein sequence MLTPKLFAKLPEDIAVTPDAMAIDAKGRLILSCPNYADPSKRGCLLRFGEDQVPEKWADIPLHPITGKAFPMGIAFGPDGDLYVVDNQGWSGAPELQFHGRILRLTITEEGEVVRTRVVAGNMEHPNGIRIRDGYLYATQSTMSLVKDPSGLLMSCVYKFALDDENIEVTNTLEDKNIWTTFLTHNLEVQYGADGIVFDKEGNLYVGNFGDGAVHKIVPNDDGSAKSNVVWAKDPAQLQSTDGMIFDEEGNLYIADFSANSIGMVTPDGKVTRLAQSPDTDGFNGEIDQPSEPIVWNGKLVISCFDLVTGPDKVNTKHELPATVCYLDLSEKA, from the coding sequence ATGTTAACTCCAAAATTGTTCGCCAAGTTACCCGAGGATATCGCAGTAACGCCGGACGCGATGGCGATCGACGCCAAAGGCAGATTGATCTTGTCTTGCCCTAACTACGCCGATCCTTCCAAACGCGGCTGTTTGCTTCGTTTCGGCGAAGACCAAGTACCCGAGAAGTGGGCCGACATTCCGCTGCATCCGATTACGGGTAAAGCTTTCCCGATGGGAATAGCTTTCGGACCGGACGGCGATCTCTACGTCGTAGACAACCAAGGCTGGTCCGGCGCGCCGGAGCTGCAGTTCCATGGCCGCATTCTGCGCCTGACCATTACGGAAGAGGGCGAAGTCGTTCGCACCAGAGTCGTCGCCGGCAACATGGAGCACCCGAACGGCATTCGCATTCGCGACGGTTACCTCTACGCAACGCAAAGCACGATGTCGTTGGTTAAGGATCCAAGCGGGTTGCTTATGAGTTGCGTCTATAAGTTCGCGCTAGACGACGAGAATATCGAAGTGACGAACACGCTCGAGGATAAAAACATCTGGACGACGTTCTTGACGCATAATTTGGAAGTACAATACGGCGCGGACGGGATTGTCTTCGACAAGGAAGGAAATCTGTACGTAGGCAATTTCGGAGACGGAGCCGTTCATAAAATCGTGCCGAACGACGACGGTTCTGCGAAGAGCAACGTCGTCTGGGCGAAAGATCCGGCGCAATTGCAGAGCACGGACGGCATGATCTTCGACGAGGAAGGCAACTTGTATATCGCGGACTTCTCGGCCAACTCGATCGGCATGGTCACTCCGGACGGGAAAGTAACAAGATTGGCGCAAAGCCCGGACACGGACGGCTTCAACGGAGAGATCGATCAACCGAGCGAACCGATCGTCTGGAACGGCAAGCTCGTCATCTCTTGCTTCGATCTGGTCACGGGACCGGACAAGGTGAATACGAAGCACGAGCTGCCGGCTACCGTGTGTTACTTGGATCTGTCCGAGAAAGCTTAA
- a CDS encoding phosphoglycerate dehydrogenase gives MKKVLITPKSYHHYKDKAYAMLRAQGYEPIENRTGRTLTEDEIVELAGEGVVGVIVGVDPMSARVLDRLKDVRAISKYGMGVDNIDTVRAAELGIQVQAAKGTNNVSVAELAIGLIFAISRHIPEMAWEVKAGGWGRVLGRELTGKKLGLVGGGQIGFEVAKRALGLEMEVAVYDPFLTEEALASKPGIRLERDLDVLFAESDYVSLHVPATKDTLHLVSDRTLSLMKPTAFLINTSRGELVDEEALYEALSGGKLAGAASDVYSSEPPQPGSKLAGLDSFILTPHTGAYTHEAIEKMVVRSTANLLEMLAQSGTNA, from the coding sequence ATGAAGAAAGTACTTATTACTCCGAAATCCTACCATCACTACAAAGACAAGGCTTACGCCATGCTTCGAGCCCAAGGATACGAGCCGATCGAGAACCGGACGGGACGTACGTTAACCGAAGACGAGATCGTCGAATTGGCCGGAGAGGGCGTGGTCGGAGTCATCGTCGGCGTCGATCCGATGTCGGCACGCGTGCTGGACCGCTTGAAAGACGTTCGCGCAATATCGAAGTACGGCATGGGCGTCGACAACATCGATACGGTCAGAGCCGCCGAACTTGGCATTCAGGTTCAAGCGGCGAAAGGCACGAATAACGTTTCCGTGGCGGAGCTTGCGATCGGGCTGATCTTCGCGATCTCGCGGCACATTCCCGAGATGGCGTGGGAAGTGAAAGCGGGCGGCTGGGGCCGCGTGCTCGGCAGGGAACTGACGGGCAAGAAGCTAGGTCTCGTCGGCGGGGGGCAAATAGGCTTCGAAGTGGCCAAGCGCGCTCTGGGGCTGGAGATGGAAGTGGCGGTTTACGATCCGTTCCTAACGGAAGAGGCGTTGGCATCGAAGCCGGGAATAAGGCTGGAACGCGATTTGGACGTGCTGTTCGCGGAATCGGATTATGTCTCGCTTCACGTTCCGGCTACGAAGGATACGTTGCATCTCGTTAGTGACCGGACGCTTTCGCTTATGAAGCCTACGGCTTTCTTAATCAATACGTCGCGGGGCGAATTGGTAGACGAGGAAGCCTTATACGAAGCGCTGTCGGGCGGCAAGCTCGCGGGCGCGGCTTCGGACGTCTACTCGAGCGAGCCGCCGCAACCCGGAAGCAAGTTAGCCGGATTGGATTCATTTATCCTCACGCCGCATACCGGCGCTTATACGCATGAAGCAATAGAGAAAATGGTCGTTCGGTCAACCGCGAACCTGCTTGAAATGCTGGCGCAAAGCGGAACGAACGCGTAA
- a CDS encoding carbohydrate ABC transporter permease, producing the protein MRKLGINGWIGLLLMLVISVVSFYPFYSMIIMSTYESNELYTGIKLLPSSYLAENWNSLFSIDFLAYYKNSLIVSISTTVLGVLVSAAAGFAFGKYEFRFKNLLFVLLLGTMMIPMQFGIVAFVLEMRWFGWLNTMLPLIIPPAANAFGVFWMTQFARSSIPSEVLESGRIDGCGETGLFFRIVLPFLRPAFVTLGLLFFLWSWNSFFVPLIVLNDDSLYTIPLGIRALAGQFRADNAAQILGLTLGTIPVLLFFSIFSKNLIEGLASSAVKG; encoded by the coding sequence ATGAGAAAACTAGGCATCAACGGATGGATCGGCTTGTTGCTCATGCTCGTCATTTCCGTCGTCTCCTTCTACCCGTTCTATTCTATGATCATCATGAGCACGTACGAGTCGAACGAATTGTATACTGGCATCAAGCTTCTTCCCAGCAGCTATTTGGCAGAAAATTGGAATTCCCTTTTCTCCATCGACTTCTTGGCTTATTATAAAAACAGCTTGATCGTGTCGATCTCTACGACCGTTCTCGGCGTTTTGGTCAGCGCGGCCGCCGGGTTCGCGTTCGGCAAATACGAGTTTCGGTTCAAAAACTTGTTGTTCGTTCTGTTGTTAGGAACGATGATGATTCCGATGCAATTCGGCATCGTCGCTTTCGTACTTGAGATGCGCTGGTTCGGATGGCTCAATACGATGCTGCCGCTCATTATCCCACCGGCCGCGAACGCGTTCGGCGTGTTCTGGATGACACAGTTCGCACGAAGCTCGATTCCGAGCGAAGTGCTCGAAAGCGGCCGGATCGACGGCTGCGGCGAGACGGGGCTGTTCTTCCGAATCGTCTTGCCGTTCCTGCGACCGGCGTTCGTCACGTTAGGTTTGCTGTTCTTCCTATGGTCTTGGAACAGTTTCTTCGTTCCCCTGATCGTGTTGAACGACGATTCGCTGTACACGATTCCGCTCGGTATCCGCGCTCTGGCCGGACAATTCCGCGCGGACAACGCGGCGCAAATTCTCGGCTTGACGCTGGGAACGATTCCGGTGCTTTTGTTCTTCTCGATTTTCTCGAAAAATTTGATCGAAGGGTTAGCTTCGTCCGCGGTTAAAGGTTGA